One segment of Strix aluco isolate bStrAlu1 chromosome 4, bStrAlu1.hap1, whole genome shotgun sequence DNA contains the following:
- the PHF21A gene encoding PHD finger protein 21A isoform X8, translating to MITTKTLPLVLKAATATMPASVVGQRPTIAMVTAINNNQKAVLSTDAQNAPVNLQTTNKVTGPGAEAVQIVAKNTVTLQVQATPQPIKVPQFIPPPRLTPRPNFLPQVRPKPVAQNNIPIAPAPPPMLAAPQLIQRPVMLTTKFTPTSLPNSQNSIHPVRVVNGQTATIAKTFPMAQLTSIVIAAPGTRLAGPQTVQISKPNIEKQTIKPHVEAEEKQTESRTVTPPAAPKPKREENPQKLAFMVSLGLVTHDHLEEIQSKRQERKRRTTANPVYSGAVFEPERKKSAVTYLNSTMHPGTRKRGRPPKYNTVLGFGALTPTSPLSSYPDSPENEKTETTFTFPAAVQPVSLPSPSSTDGDIHEDFCSVCRKSGQLLMCDTCSRVYHLDCLDPPLKTIPKGMWICPKCQDQMLKKEEAIPWPGTLAIVHSYIAYKAAKEEEKQKLLKWSSDLKQEREQLEQKVKQLSNSITKCMEMKNTILAKQKEMHSSLEKVKQLIRLIQGIDLSKPINSEVNSVAISNGMDSTNNTNAATSTLAPSPSQSCMVNCNKGDETK from the exons TCCGTTGTGGGTCAGAGACCTACCATCGCCATGGTTACTGCTATCAACAACAACCAGAAAGCAGTCCTCAGCACTGATGCGCAGAATGCACCAGTCAACCTCCAGACAACAAATAAGGTCACTGGGCCAGGAGCTGAGGCAGTCCAAATAGTGGCAAAAAACACAGTAACTTTG CAGGTTCAGGCTACACCTCAACCCATAAAAGTTCCACAGTTCATCCCTCCTCCCAGACTTACTCCTCGTCCAAATTTTCTTCCACAG GTTCGACCTAAACCAGTTGCCCAAAATAACATTCCTATTGCCCCAGCACCTCCTCCAATGCTTGCAGCTCCTCAGCTTATTCAGAGGCCTGTGATGTTGACAACAAAGTTCACACCCACCTCTTTACCCAACTCTCAGAATTCCATACATCCAGTTCGTGTAGTTAACGGGCAGACAGCAACCATAGCCAAAACTTTCCCTATGGCACAGCTCACCAGCATCGTGATAGCAGCACCGGGTACCAGGCTCGCTGGACCTCAGACTGTACAGATCAGCAAACCAAACATTGAAAAACAG ACTATTAAACCACATgtggaagcagaagagaagcaaacAGAAAGTCGTACAGTTACTCCACCTGCTGCACCGAAGCCAAAACGAGAAGAAAATCCACAG AAACTTGCCTTCATGGTGTCTCTGGGACTAGTTACTCATGACCATCTGGAAG AAATCCAAAGTAAGCgacaagagaggaaaagaagaacaacagcaaatccagTGTACAGTGGAGCCGTTTTTGAGCCTGAG CGCAAGAAGAGTGCAGTCACGTACCTGAACAGCACAATGCATCCCGGGACACGTAAAAGAG GTCGTCCACCTAAATACAACACGGTGCTGGGGTTCGGGGCTTTGACCCCCACGTCCCCTCTGTCCAGTTATCCTGATTCCCCCgaaaatgaaaagacagagaCCACATTTACTTTTCCCGCAGCTGTTCAGCCTGTGTCCCTGCCTAGCCCCAGCTCCACAGAC GGCGATATCCATGAGGATTTTTGCAGTGTTTGCAGAAAAAGCGGGCAGTTGCTGATGTGTGACACATGTTCACGTGTTTATCACCTGGACTGTCTGGACCCGCCTCTGAAAACCATTCCCAAGGGCATGTGGATCTGTCCCAAATGTCAAGACCAG ATGCTAAAGAAGGAAGAAGCAATCCCATGGCCAGGAACTTTAGCAATTGTTCATTCATATATTGCATATAAAGCAG caaaagaagaggaaaaacagaaactaCTTAAATGGAGTTCAGatttaaaacaggaaagagaaCAACTAGAGCAGAAGGTCAAACAGCTCAGCAATTCTATAACG aaatgcatGGAAATGAAGAATACCATCCTTGCAAAACAGAAGGAGATGCACAGCTCCTTGGAGAAGGTAAAACAGCTGATCCGCCTCATCCAAGGCATCGACCTTTCAAAACCCATAAACTCTGAGGTCAATTCAGTAGCCATCTCCAACGGCATGGACTCCACTAACAATACTAATGCTGCCACCTCCACCTtagccccctccccttcccagagcTGCATGGTGAACTGTAACAAGGGCGATGAGACTAAATAA